In Flavobacterium gelatinilyticum, a genomic segment contains:
- a CDS encoding sialate O-acetylesterase, whose amino-acid sequence MKKTISFILLILSIIANANVRMPLIFSDGMVLQRNKPIPIWGFADANENVEIRFNKQIKKIQADKNGKWTVNLNAEKAGGPFELIVIGKNKITIKNVLVGEVWICSGQSNMEFQVYKTMNAEKEINDSNYPMIRHFGVAQDLSGTPKDDLKEGKWEVSSKETVGNFTAVGFYFARKLYSELKIPIGIINTSWGGTNVETWTSREAFQNSDEFKSMIADVPVVDIDAIFEVYKKSVLDNLRKVQGFDVTMENENQFKNPDFQDKNWPEIKVPSLWENQQIGNIDGIVWMRKTIVLTAEQAKKEAVLHLAKVDDEDKTYINGVEIGTSNLWDKLRVYKIPANVLKEGANVIAVRITDYSGGGGIYGDPADLKIDFKDSNLALEGLWKFNVIQVKLAISPNSYPSLLYNAMLKPLIPYAFQGVLWYQGEANVWRAKQYKKAFPLMITDWRTQWKQGDFPFYFVQLSTFDEFGGNSQKGSRWAELREAQSETLKLPNTGMAVTTDIGNAKDIHPTNKQDIGLRLAAIAMNNLYGKKQVHSGPVYKSQEIKGNQIILTFDNIGSGLSTPNNDELQGFEIAGADKVFHPAKAVIKDNKIIVHSDQVQNPAAVHYGWADDDTGINLFNKEKFPASPFRTDNWQMVTENEKYSVSK is encoded by the coding sequence ATGAAAAAAACTATTTCTTTTATTTTATTGATATTGAGCATAATTGCCAATGCCAATGTAAGGATGCCTTTAATATTTTCTGACGGAATGGTACTGCAAAGAAACAAACCAATTCCAATTTGGGGGTTTGCAGATGCAAATGAAAATGTAGAAATCCGTTTTAACAAACAAATTAAGAAAATACAAGCCGATAAAAACGGAAAATGGACGGTAAATCTCAACGCCGAAAAAGCAGGCGGACCATTCGAATTAATCGTCATCGGAAAAAATAAAATAACCATCAAAAATGTTTTGGTTGGAGAAGTCTGGATTTGCAGCGGACAATCGAATATGGAATTTCAGGTGTATAAAACCATGAATGCCGAAAAAGAAATCAACGATTCAAATTATCCAATGATTCGTCATTTTGGCGTTGCGCAGGATTTAAGCGGAACTCCAAAAGATGATTTAAAAGAAGGAAAATGGGAAGTTTCAAGCAAAGAAACCGTTGGTAATTTTACGGCAGTAGGGTTTTATTTTGCCAGAAAATTATATTCAGAGCTGAAAATCCCAATCGGAATCATCAATACCTCCTGGGGCGGCACCAATGTAGAAACCTGGACAAGCCGAGAAGCTTTTCAAAACAGCGATGAATTTAAATCGATGATCGCTGATGTTCCGGTGGTAGACATCGATGCTATTTTTGAAGTCTATAAAAAATCCGTTTTAGACAATCTTAGAAAAGTACAGGGATTTGATGTAACAATGGAAAACGAAAACCAGTTTAAAAATCCTGACTTTCAGGATAAAAACTGGCCGGAAATAAAAGTGCCATCACTTTGGGAAAACCAGCAGATAGGCAATATCGACGGAATTGTCTGGATGCGAAAAACAATTGTACTGACAGCAGAACAAGCCAAAAAAGAAGCCGTTCTGCATCTTGCAAAAGTAGACGATGAAGACAAAACCTATATTAACGGAGTTGAAATAGGAACCAGCAATCTTTGGGACAAACTGCGAGTGTATAAAATTCCGGCAAATGTTTTAAAAGAAGGTGCAAACGTAATCGCAGTACGAATTACAGATTACAGCGGCGGCGGCGGTATTTACGGCGATCCGGCTGATCTTAAAATCGATTTTAAAGATTCAAATCTGGCATTAGAAGGACTTTGGAAATTTAATGTCATTCAGGTAAAACTGGCCATATCGCCAAACAGCTATCCGTCATTATTATACAACGCCATGCTGAAACCGTTGATTCCGTATGCCTTTCAGGGCGTTTTATGGTATCAGGGCGAAGCCAATGTCTGGAGAGCCAAACAATATAAAAAGGCATTCCCCTTAATGATTACCGACTGGAGAACTCAATGGAAACAAGGCGATTTTCCATTCTATTTCGTTCAGTTATCTACTTTCGACGAATTTGGCGGCAACAGCCAGAAAGGAAGCCGATGGGCAGAACTTCGCGAAGCACAATCAGAAACCTTAAAATTACCCAATACCGGAATGGCTGTTACAACCGATATTGGAAACGCAAAAGACATTCACCCAACCAACAAACAAGACATTGGTTTACGTTTAGCGGCAATTGCAATGAACAATCTTTATGGTAAAAAACAAGTTCACAGCGGACCAGTGTATAAATCTCAGGAAATAAAAGGAAATCAAATCATCCTGACTTTTGATAACATTGGCAGCGGATTGTCAACGCCAAATAACGATGAGCTGCAAGGATTCGAAATTGCAGGAGCCGATAAAGTTTTTCATCCTGCAAAAGCCGTAATCAAAGACAACAAAATCATCGTTCACAGCGATCAGGTTCAAAACCCTGCTGCGGTACATTATGGCTGGGCCGATGACGATACAGGGATCAATCTTTTTAATAAAGAAAAATTTCCGGCATCACCATTTAGAACCGATAACTGGCAAATGGTAACCGAAAATGAAAAATACAGCGTAAGCAAATAA
- a CDS encoding glycoside hydrolase family 3 C-terminal domain-containing protein, giving the protein MKNRILKFSAALAVMLLVSCKNDAQNTGSESVKAEYVGKEIGSEYDAEIDKLVSQMTLEEKIGMLHGNSMFTSGGVKRLGIPELKMADGPLGVREEISRDNWAPAGLTNDFATYYPAGGGLAATWNTEMAYTFGNSVGQEMRARDKDMLLSPAINIVRTPLGGRTYEYMTEDPFLNKKIAVPLIVGLQDNDVMACVKHYAANNQETNRDFVDVQIDERTLREIYLPAFEAAVKEAKAYSIMGAYNKFRGEYLCENDYMLNKILRDEWGFKGVVVSDWAAVHSTVKSLQNGLDIEMGTPKPFNEFFLADKLIAAAKNKEISEAELDKHVKRILRVLFQVKAMGGKERVKGSIATEAHYQDAYKIAAESIVLLKNENNALPLKVDGIKSIAVIGNNATKKNALGGFGAGVKTKREVTPLEGLKNRLPASVKINYAEGYLERYDEKNKGNLGNITSNGPVTIDKLDPAALQAAIEAAKNSDVAIIFAGSNRDYETEASDRRDLKLPFGQEELIQKVLAVNPKTIVVMVAGAPFEIEDISKKTTALVWTWFNGSEGGNALADVLLGKVNPSGKLPWTMPKTLNDSPAHATNSFPGDKAVNYAEGILVGYRWFDTKNIAPLYPFGYGLSYTTFGLEKAKADKESYTTDETISVSVEVKNTGKTDGKEVVQLYASKSDSKVTRAAKELKGFKKVLVKSGGSENVTIKVPVKELAYYDAASKKWVVEPGKYTLKVGNSSRDIKQDIAITIK; this is encoded by the coding sequence ATGAAAAATAGAATATTAAAATTTTCTGCGGCACTGGCAGTCATGCTGTTGGTTTCGTGTAAAAACGATGCGCAGAATACAGGTTCTGAATCCGTAAAAGCTGAATACGTGGGAAAAGAAATAGGCTCTGAATACGATGCCGAAATAGATAAATTAGTTTCTCAAATGACACTTGAGGAAAAAATAGGAATGCTTCACGGTAACAGTATGTTTACCAGCGGCGGTGTAAAACGCTTGGGTATTCCGGAATTAAAAATGGCCGACGGACCGCTTGGTGTTCGTGAAGAAATTTCGCGCGACAACTGGGCACCGGCGGGATTAACCAATGACTTTGCAACGTATTATCCTGCCGGAGGAGGTCTGGCAGCAACATGGAATACCGAAATGGCTTATACTTTTGGGAACAGCGTTGGACAGGAAATGCGCGCCAGAGACAAAGACATGTTACTTTCGCCGGCAATCAATATTGTAAGAACACCACTTGGAGGAAGAACTTACGAATACATGACCGAAGATCCGTTCTTAAACAAAAAAATCGCTGTGCCGTTAATTGTTGGTTTACAGGATAATGACGTTATGGCCTGCGTAAAACACTATGCAGCAAATAATCAGGAAACCAATCGTGATTTTGTAGATGTGCAGATCGACGAACGTACCCTTCGCGAAATTTACCTTCCGGCATTTGAAGCTGCTGTAAAAGAAGCAAAAGCATACAGTATTATGGGGGCTTATAATAAATTCAGAGGCGAATATTTATGCGAGAACGACTATATGCTCAATAAAATCCTTCGTGACGAATGGGGATTCAAAGGTGTTGTAGTATCAGACTGGGCTGCGGTACATTCTACAGTAAAATCATTGCAAAACGGACTGGATATCGAAATGGGAACGCCAAAACCATTTAATGAATTTTTCCTTGCCGATAAATTAATCGCGGCAGCAAAAAACAAAGAAATTTCAGAAGCAGAACTTGATAAACACGTAAAAAGAATTTTACGCGTACTGTTTCAGGTAAAAGCGATGGGCGGAAAAGAACGTGTTAAAGGAAGCATTGCTACAGAAGCACATTATCAGGACGCTTATAAAATCGCAGCAGAATCGATAGTTTTATTAAAAAATGAAAACAACGCACTGCCTTTAAAAGTTGACGGAATCAAATCGATTGCCGTAATCGGGAACAACGCAACCAAGAAAAATGCTCTTGGCGGATTTGGTGCCGGAGTAAAAACAAAAAGAGAAGTAACACCGCTTGAAGGTTTAAAAAACAGACTTCCGGCATCGGTAAAAATCAATTATGCCGAAGGATACTTAGAGCGTTACGATGAAAAAAATAAAGGAAACTTAGGAAACATTACATCAAACGGTCCGGTAACGATTGATAAATTAGATCCTGCTGCATTGCAGGCTGCCATCGAAGCTGCTAAAAACTCAGATGTCGCGATCATTTTTGCAGGTTCAAACCGTGATTACGAAACAGAAGCTTCAGACAGAAGAGATTTAAAATTACCATTTGGGCAGGAAGAATTAATTCAGAAAGTATTAGCAGTTAACCCAAAAACAATTGTGGTTATGGTTGCCGGTGCACCTTTTGAAATCGAAGACATCAGCAAAAAAACAACAGCCTTAGTCTGGACGTGGTTTAACGGATCTGAAGGAGGAAATGCATTAGCCGATGTACTATTAGGAAAAGTAAATCCGTCAGGGAAATTACCTTGGACAATGCCTAAAACCCTGAATGATTCTCCGGCACACGCAACAAACAGTTTCCCGGGAGACAAAGCAGTAAACTATGCCGAAGGAATTCTGGTAGGATACCGCTGGTTTGATACAAAAAATATTGCACCTTTATATCCATTCGGTTACGGATTATCATATACCACTTTTGGGTTGGAAAAGGCAAAAGCAGATAAAGAATCTTACACAACAGACGAAACGATTTCAGTTTCTGTAGAAGTAAAAAACACCGGAAAAACAGATGGAAAAGAAGTAGTACAATTGTATGCTTCTAAATCAGATTCAAAAGTAACACGCGCTGCCAAAGAATTAAAAGGATTCAAAAAAGTATTGGTAAAATCAGGCGGTTCAGAAAATGTTACCATTAAAGTTCCGGTAAAAGAACTGGCTTATTACGATGCTGCATCAAAAAAATGGGTGGTAGAGCCGGGAAAATATACTTTGAAAGTAGGAAACTCTTCCAGAGATATTAAACAAGACATTGCGATTACGATCAAGTAA
- a CDS encoding cellulase family glycosylhydrolase: MKKTVKDYLLSILLSFAFLGVLACSSDKETTPETTIKSLTASTTKIDFDSKENVSDITVNSEAASWTIASSASWVKVSQTSGTKGSVIVRITAEANTETAARTASVTLTSNEAKPVTIAVSQLAGTVSTGLYPSYNTNPIAADASGMGSTAVQLAAKIKLGWNIGNTLEATGGETAWGNPRVTKALIDAVKANGFNAIRIPCSWNQNMENAATAKIKTDWLNRVKEVVQYCVDNDMYVVVNIHWDGGWLENNITEAKKVENNAKQKAFWEQIATHLRGFDEHLLFAGANEPAVEDAAQMAVLTSYHQTFIDAVRSTGGKNAYRVLVVQGPTTDIEKTNKLMTTLPTDKTADRMMVEVHYYTPWNFAGLTKDESWGKMFYYWGAGNHSTTDTDRNATWGEEADLEKNFKLMKTQFVDKGIPVLLGEFGAIRRTTLTGDALTLHLKSRAYYLKTVVKTAKANGLLPFYWDEGSLENNGFGIFKRADNTVFDTQALNALKEGLQ; this comes from the coding sequence ATGAAAAAGACAGTAAAAGATTATTTGTTAAGCATACTTTTAAGTTTTGCTTTTTTAGGAGTTTTGGCTTGCAGTTCAGACAAAGAAACCACTCCGGAAACAACCATTAAATCACTTACCGCAAGTACAACTAAAATTGATTTCGACAGCAAAGAAAATGTATCGGATATCACGGTAAACTCAGAAGCCGCGTCATGGACAATTGCCAGTTCTGCAAGCTGGGTAAAAGTAAGCCAGACAAGCGGTACAAAAGGATCGGTTATTGTACGAATAACAGCTGAGGCAAATACAGAAACTGCAGCTAGAACAGCTTCGGTAACCTTAACATCAAACGAGGCCAAACCAGTTACCATTGCCGTTTCACAATTGGCAGGAACGGTTAGTACAGGATTATACCCAAGTTACAATACCAATCCAATTGCGGCAGATGCTTCCGGAATGGGAAGTACAGCAGTACAATTAGCAGCAAAAATTAAACTGGGCTGGAACATTGGGAACACATTAGAAGCAACAGGCGGCGAAACAGCATGGGGGAATCCACGAGTAACCAAAGCCTTAATTGATGCTGTAAAAGCAAATGGTTTTAATGCAATACGAATTCCGTGCTCATGGAATCAAAACATGGAAAATGCAGCAACGGCAAAAATCAAAACCGACTGGCTGAACCGCGTTAAAGAAGTAGTGCAGTATTGCGTAGATAACGATATGTATGTTGTAGTAAACATTCACTGGGACGGCGGCTGGCTGGAAAACAACATCACCGAGGCCAAAAAAGTAGAAAACAATGCCAAACAAAAAGCATTCTGGGAACAAATAGCAACACATTTGCGCGGTTTCGACGAACATTTACTTTTTGCAGGCGCCAATGAACCGGCAGTTGAAGATGCAGCACAAATGGCCGTTTTAACTTCATACCACCAGACTTTTATTGATGCTGTTCGTTCTACAGGAGGTAAAAATGCATACCGCGTTCTTGTAGTTCAGGGACCAACAACAGATATCGAAAAAACCAATAAATTAATGACCACTTTGCCAACAGATAAAACGGCTGACAGAATGATGGTCGAAGTACATTATTATACTCCATGGAATTTTGCAGGTTTAACCAAAGACGAATCCTGGGGTAAAATGTTCTACTATTGGGGAGCAGGAAACCATTCAACAACAGATACCGACAGAAATGCAACCTGGGGAGAAGAAGCCGATTTAGAGAAAAACTTCAAACTGATGAAAACCCAGTTTGTCGACAAAGGAATTCCGGTTCTTTTAGGAGAATTTGGAGCAATCCGAAGAACCACTTTAACCGGAGATGCATTAACATTACATCTTAAGTCAAGAGCCTATTATTTAAAAACGGTCGTGAAAACAGCAAAAGCAAATGGATTATTACCGTTTTATTGGGACGAAGGAAGCTTAGAAAATAACGGATTTGGAATCTTCAAAAGAGCCGATAATACCGTCTTCGATACTCAGGCATTAAACGCCTTAAAAGAAGGGTTACAATAA